The following are encoded together in the Penicillium digitatum chromosome 3, complete sequence genome:
- a CDS encoding RIO1 family protein kinase, putative encodes MKLDAKAIRYLTNEDFRVLAACEAGSRNHEVVPTPLISQLSGLRGGSGVNRAISNLAKINLIAKVKNAKYDGYRLAYGGLDYLALNAHQKSKVVYSVGNQIGVGKESDIIVVAESSGAQRIMKIHRLGRISFRTVKTNRDYLRHRSSASWMYMSRLAAMKEFAFMKALRENGFSVPEPIAQNRHTIVMSLIDAFPLRQISKVANPAGLYSELMNMILDLARYGLIHGDFNEFNILIKEELDSEMKGKELTEEEEDEHIRLVPVLIDFPQMLSVDHVNAEMYFDRDVECIKRYFKRKFHFVSDSKGPTFAEARKKLLKNPGKRLDVEVEASGFSRKMARELEAYMAEVGVKGDGEASKDSDDDEEEEEEEDEEEEESEAEGANDAYETKFSEDVDDSTKRLEKLQVSGSVEQ; translated from the exons ATGAAACTCGATGCTAAGGCTATTCGTTACCTCACCAACGAGGATTTCCGAGTTCTTGCAGCG TGTGAAGCTGGCAGCCGAAACCATGAGGTTGTTCCAACACCGTTAATTTCGCAACTTTCGGGCCTCCGGGGCGGCAGCGGTGTCAACCGTGCAATCTCAAATCTCGCGAAAATCAACTTGATTGCAAAAGTCAAGAATGCCAAGT ATGACGGCTACCGACTCGCATACGGAGGATTGGATTATCTTGCGCTGAACGCGCACCAAAAGTCAAAGGTCGTCTACTCGGTTGGTAACCAAATCGGCGTGGGAAAGGAATCAGACATCATCGTGGTTGCAGAAAGCAGCGGAGCGCAGCGAATTATGAAAATCCACCGTCTCGGCCGTATCTCGTTCCGAACAGTCAAGACAAATCGTGACTACCTACGACACCGCAGCTCAGCCTCATGGATGTACATGTCCCGATTGGCAGCAATGAAGGAGTTCGCTTTCATGAAGGCTCTTCGTGAGAATGGATTCTCCGTCCCCGAACCCATCGCCCAGAACCGACACACCATCGTTATGAGTCTGATCGACGCTTTCCCTCTGCGCCAAATCTCAAAAGTCGCCAACCCCGCCGGGCTATACTCCGAGCTTATGAACATGATCTTGGATCTTGCGCGATATGGTCTGATCCACGGTGATTTCAACGAGTTCAATATCCTTATCAAGGAAGAGCTAGACTCCGAAATGAAAGGCAAAGAGCTCactgaggaagaggaagatgagcaTATTCGGCTAGTCCCAGTTCTCATTGATTTCCCCCAGATGTTGTCTGTCGACCATGTTAACGCTGAAATGTACTTCGACCGTGATGTGGAATGTATCAAACGATACTTCAAGCGCAAGTTCCACTTCGTGAGCGACTCAAAGGGCCCTACTTTCGCCGAGGCTAGAAAAAAGCTCCTTAAGAATCCTGGCAAACGTCTGgatgtcgaagtcgaagccTCTGGTTTCTCGCGCAAGATGGCCCGTGAGCTCGAGGCTTATATGGCAGAGGTGGGAGTCAAAGGAGATGGCGAGGCTTCAAAGGAcagcgatgatgatgaagaagaagaagaagaagaagatgaggaggaggaagagtcTGAAGCCGAGGGGGCCAATGATGCCTACGAGACCAAGTTTTCCGAAGATGTCGATGACAGCACCAAGCGGTTAGAAAAACTTCAAGTTTCGGGATCGGTGGAGCAATAA
- a CDS encoding 26S proteasome regulatory subunit Mts4, putative: MANEGERPTSADKGKGKVDDVRELNGKNTENGEKPADEKKKDEASPDDELSEEDQQLKNELEMLVERLKEPDTSLYGPALDAIKNFIKTSTSSMTAVPKPLKFLRPHYDDLAGLYEKWAAGPVQNSLADMLSVLGMTYGDEEKLETIKYRLLAKSEDLGSWGHEYVRHLALEIGQEYQNRLNADQDTQDLVDLALSLVPYFLSHNAEADAVDLMSELEIIEDIPQFVDENTYARVCLYMVSMVNLLTYPEDQQFLRTAHGIYVRYNKLSQAIVLAIRLNDTDLIKSDIHATTDKALKKQMAFLVARQQIWLDLPAEDEEGEALADCLNNTSIPKHFKSLAKELNILDPKMPEDIYKTHLESSRGAGLTNLDSARHNLASAFVNSFANAGFGEDKMMLVEGDKGPWVWKTKDDGMLSTTASLGMLLHRDVDDGLDKIDKFTYAQEDQVKAGALLAIGILNSGVRLDSDPALALLSDAENIEAKNVPMRVASIMGLGLAYAGSNKEELLEVLLPIVEDASLDMQLSAMAAVSLGLIFVGSSNHQVSEAIATTLMDEERQKQLKDKWTRFMALGLALLYFGRQEEVDVILDILKAVDHPMAKPTSVLASVCAWAGTGTVLKLQELLHICNDIIEEKEENKGDELVQSYAVLGLSLISMGEDVGQDMILRQFGHLMHYGSSNIRRAVPLAMGLISPSNPQMKVYDTLSRYSHDNDNDVAINAIFAMGLCGAGTNNARIAQLLRQLASYYHRDQNSLFMVRIAQGLLHMGKGTMTLNPFHTDRQVLSRVSAAGLLTVLVSLIDAKQFILAEHHYLLYFLITAMFPRFLITLDEDLQPLTVNVRVGQAVDVVGQAGRPKTITGWQTQSTPVLLAHGERAELEDEQYIPLSSTLEGLVILRKNPDYENPE; this comes from the exons ATGGCCAACGAGGGCGAACGGCCAACCTCCGccgacaagggcaagggcaaggtTGATGATGTTCGCGAGTTGAACGGAAAGAACACCGAAAATGGCGAGAAGCCAGCAgacgaaaagaagaaagatgagGCATCTCCAGATG ATGAACTCAGTGAAGAAGATCAGCAATTGAAAAACGAACTTGAGATGCTCGTTGAGCGGTTAAAG GAACCCGATACCTCTCTCTACGGGCCTGCTTTGGACGCAATCAAGAACTTTATCAAGACGTCTACATCCTCCATGACAGCTGTTCCTAAGCCTCTCAAGTTCCTCCGACCGCATTATGATGACCTAGCAGGGCTATACGAGAAATGGGCCGCAGGCCCTGTTCAG AACTCGTTGGCTGATATGCTGTCTGTGCTTGGAATGACTTACGGAGATGAAGAAAAGCTGGAGACCATCAAATACCGCCTGCTGGCCAAATCGGAGGACCTTGGCTCTTGGGGTCACGAGTATGTCCGACATCTCGCATTGGAAATCGGACAGGAATATCAGAACCGTTTGAACGCAGACCAGGACACTCAGGATCTAGTGGATCTTGCATTGTCGCTCGTGCCTTATTTCCTGAGTCATAACGCTGAAGCCGATGCGGTTGATCTCATGAGCGAACTGGAAATTATCGAGGATATCCCCCAATTCGTTGATGAGAACACATACGCTCGGGTCTGCTTGTATATGGTCAGCATGGTCAATCTGCTCACTTACCCTGAAGACCAGCAATTCCTTCGAACCGCCCACGGAATCTACGTCCGCTACAACAAGCTTTCGCAAGCGATCGTGCTCGCTATCCGGCTGAACGACACCGATCTTATCAAGAGTGACATTCACGCTACGACTGACAAGGCTTTGAAGAAACAGATGGCCTTCCTTGTCGCCCGTCAGCAGATCTGGCTCGACCTCCCggccgaggatgaagagggAGAGGCCTTGGCTGATTGCCTCAACAATACTTCCATTCCGAAGCACTTCAAATCTCTGGCTAAGGAACTCAACATTCTGGACCCCAAGATGCCAGAGGACATCTACAAGACACATCTCGAGAGCAGTCGCGGAGCCGGCCTCACCAATCTTGATTCGGCACGACACAACTTGGCCAGTGCCTTTGTCAACTCGTTTGCTAACGCTGGCTTTGGTGAAGATAAGATGATGCTAGTGGAGGGTGACAAGGGCCCATGGGTGTGGAAGACCAAGGATGATGGCATGCTTTCTACAACTGCCTCGCTGGGTATGCTGCTACATCGTGATGTCGATGATGGGTTGGATAAGATTGACAAGTTCACCTACGCGCAAGAAGACCAGGTCAAGGCTGGTGCACTGCTCGCCATTGGTATCCTGAACTCTGGCGTCCGACTTGACTCCGACCCCGCCCTTGCCCTCTTGAGTGACGCTGAAAACATCGAGGCAAAGAACGTGCCGATGAGAGTTGCGTCCATCATGGGTCTTGGTCTGGCATACGCCGGTTCCAACAAGGAAGAACTGCTTGAGGTTCTCCTACCGATTGTGGAGGACGCCTCACTCGACATGCAGCTGTCTGCCATGGCAGCAGTCTCACTGGGTCTCATCTTTGTTGGTTCATCAAATCACCAGGTTAGCGAGGCAATCGCGACGACCTTGATGGATGAAGAGCGTCAGAAGCAGCTTAAGGACAAGTGGACGAGGTTTATGGCCCTTGGTCTGGCGCTTCTGTACTTTGGCCGCCAAGAGGAGGTTGATGTCATCCTTGACATCCTCAAGGCAGTTGACCACCCAATGGCAAAGCCCACTTCAGTCCTTGCCTCAGTATGCGCTTGGGCAGGCACTGGTACAGTGCTCAAGCTACAAGAGCTTCTGCATATCTGTAATGACATaattgaagagaaggaggaaaACAAGGGCGATGAGCTTGTTCAGTCGTACGCTGTCCTCGGCCTGTCTCTTATTTCTATGGGCGAGGATGTCGGACAGGATATGATTCTCCGCCAGTTTGGTCACCTCATGCACTACGGATCTAGTAACATTCGCCGAGCAGTTCCCCTAGCTATGGGCTTGATCAGCCCTAGCAACCCACAAATGAAGGTTTACGATACACTGTCCCGTTACAGTCACGACAATGACAACGATGTTGCTATTAATGCCATCTTCGCCATGGGTCTCTGTGGCGCTGGTACCAACAATGCCCGCATCGCACAGCTTCTTCGGCAATTGGCTAGCTACTACCATCGCGACCAGAACTCACTATTCATGGTTCGAATCGCCCAGGGTCTCCTCCACATGGGCAAGGGCACCATGACGCTTAACCCCTTCCACACCGACCGACAGGTCCTTTCCCGTGTCTCAGCAGCGGGTTTGCTTACTGTGCTTGTATCACTCATTGATGCCAAGCAATTCATCCTCGCTGAACACCACTACTTGCTTTACTTCCTCATTACCGCCATGTTCCCCCGTTTCCTTATTACCCTCGATGAGGACCTCCAGCCACTCACTGTCAACGTCCGTGTCGGCCAGGCTGTTGACGTGGTCGGCCAGGCAGGCCGCCCTAAGACCATCACTGGATGGCAGACTCAGAGCACACCGGTCCTTCTGGCCCACGGTGAGAGAGCCGAGCTTGAGGATGAGCAGTACATCCCTCTGAGCAGCACTCTCGAAGGCTTGGTTATCTTGCGCAAA AACCCGGACTACGAAAACCCCGAATAA
- a CDS encoding DNA mismatch repair protein, C-terminal, with product MMEKDDKNVEASDQRGTKRAAEENEPPEPPKPKKIKALDPDVVNKIAAGEIIVAPMHALKELIENAVDAGSTSIEVLVKEGGLKLLQITDNGHGIDRDDLPILCERFTTSKLKEFEDLTSIGTYGFRGEALASISHIAHLTVTTKTAGSSCAWRAHYGDGKLIPAKPGQNSAPKATAGRGGTQITVEDLFYNVPTRRRAFRSASEEYAKILDVVGRYAVHCSGVAFSCRKHGDSGVSISTQASANTVDRIRQIHGSAVANEVVEFKMEDKKFGFRACGLATNANYHVKKTVILLFINHRAVESTAVKRAVEQIYSAFLPKGGHPFVYLDLEIEPNRVDVNVHPTKREVNFLNEDEIIEIVCTEIRSKLAEVDSSRTFLTQSLLPGVQTIESLQHNQGTPAHVGTSEVTKVGATPKTPATTERPYENNLIRTDSKVRKITAMLGPATASPRDPSNPEAPAETDAPAISILDDGLQYETTDRQLLKIALSSVKNLRASVRSEMHNTLTEMFASHTYVGLVDERRRLAAIQSGVKLYLIDYGLACHEFFYQVGLTDFGNFGVIRLDPAPKLVDLLKIAAEAERQEHYDSNEEEAESIFANAPEMIARTLVDRREMLNEYFSLQISPHGDLLAIPLLLKGYLPALAKLPRFLLRLGPYVDWGSEEGCFRTFLRELATFYTPEQLPVLPQVAQDVSGESATQGPVVAGDSGVKDEDTFVRARRAQMVRMLEHAVFPALRARLVATSRLLRGVVEVADLKGLYRVFERC from the exons ATGATGGAAAAAGACGATAAGAATGTTGAAGCTAGCGATCAACGAGGCACCAAACGTGCAGCAGAGGAAAATGAGCCTCCGGAGCCCCCTAAAccaaagaaaatcaag GCTTTGGATCCTGATGTCGTAAACAAAATTGCTGCTGGGGAGATTATTGTTGCTCCAATGCACGCGCTAAAGGAGCTCATCGAAAACGCTGTCGACGCTGGCTCCACCTCCATTGAAGTCCTTGTTAAGGAAGGGGGCCTGAAGCTCCTCCAGATCACTGATAATGGCCATGGAATTGAT CGAGATGACCTCCCCATTCTTTGCGAGAGATTTACAACATCTAAGCTCAAGGAGTTCGAAGATCTGACCTCCATTGGAACATACGGGTTCCGCGGTGAAGCTCTAGCTAGTATCAGTCACATCGCACATCTAACTGTTACAACGAAAACCGCTGGATCTAGCTGCGCTTGGCGAGCACATTACGGAGATGGCAAGTTGATACCGGCAAAGCCAGGCCAGAATTCGGCACCCAAAGCAACGGCTGGCCGAGGAGGAACTCAAATCACC GTCGAGGACCTCTTTTATAACGTTCCCACTCGACGGAGAGCTTTCCGCTCTGCAAGCGAGGAATATGCCAAAATTCTCGATGTCGTCGGCCGGTATGCAGTGCATTGCTCAGGAGTCGCTTTCTCGTGCCGCAAGCACGGAGACTCCGGTGTGAGCATCTCGACTCAAGCTAGCGCAAATACTGTCGACCGGATCCGCCAGATCCACGGCAGTGCCGTGGCGaacgaggttgttgaattcAAAATGGAGGACAAAAAGTTCGGATTTCGCGCATGCGGCTTGGCTACCAACGCCAACTATCATGTCAAGAAGACAGTGATTCTACTTTTTATCAATCACCGCGCAGTGGAGTCAACTGCTGTTAAGCGTGCAGTTGAACAGATATACTCTGCCTTTTTGCCCAAGGGCGGCCACCCTTTCGTCTATCTTGATCTCGAGATCGAGCCTAACCGCGTCGACGTCAATGTACACCCGACTAAGCGTGAGGTGAATTTTCTAAATGAAGATGAGATCATCGAGATTGTCTGCACCGAAATCCGATCCAAGCTGGCTGAGGTGGACTCGAGTCGCACATTCCTAACACAAAGCCTCCTACCTGGCGTGCAGACCATCGAATCCCTACAACACAATCAAGGAACACCAGCCCACGTGGGAACAAGTGAGGTAACAAAAGTCGGAGCGACACCCAAAACACCGGCAACGACAGAGAGACCCTACGAAAACAACCTCATCCGAACAGATTCCAAAGTCCGCAAAATCACAGCAATGCTAGGCCCAGCCACAGCCTCACCTCGCGACCCATCCAACCCAGAGGCACCCGCAGAAACCGACGCCCCAGCGATATCAATCCTAGACGACGGCCTCCAGTACGAAACAACAGATCGCCAACTCCTCAAAATCGCCCTCTCATCCGTCAAGAATCTTCGAGCCTCCGTCCGCTCCGAGATGCACAACACACTAACAGAGATGTTTGCTTCACACACATACGTCGGACTAGTCGATGAGCGACGCCGACTCGCAGCGATCCAATCAGGCGTGAAGCTCTATTTAATCGACTACGGACTCGCATGCCACGAATTCTTCTACCAAGTGGGCCTAACCGACTTCGGAAACTTCGGGGTCATCCGACTCGACCCAGCGCCGAAGTTAGTAGATCTTCTGAAAATCGCCGCAGAAGCAGAACGGCAAGAACACTACGATTCGAACGAGGAAGAAGCCGAGTCCATCTTCGCCAACGCACCGGAGATGATAGCACGCACGCTCGTCGATCGTCGCGAGATGCTGAATGAGTACTTTTCGTTGCAGATCAGTCCTCACGGAGACTTGCTCGCAATCCCGCTGTTGTTGAAGGGGTATCTACCAGCTCTGGCGAAACTGCCTCGTTTTCTGCTTAGGCTTGGACCATACGTGGACTGGGGTAGTGAGGAGGGTTGTTTCCGCACTTTTTTGCGCGAGCTGGCTACATTTTACACGCCTGAGCAGCTTCCGGTTCTTCCGCAGGTTGCCCAGGACGTGTCGGGGGAGTCGGCTACGCAAGGACCGGTGGTAGCCGGTGACTCTGGTGTGAAGGACGAAGATACTTTTGTTAGGGCCCGCCGTGCGCAGATGGTTCGCATGTTGGAACATGCCGTTTTCCCGGCTCTGCGAGCACGGCTGGTTGCCACGTCACGGTTGCTGCGGGGTGTGGTTGAGGTTGCAGATTTGAAGGGGCTGTATCGGGTGTTTGAGCGCTGTTGA
- a CDS encoding armadillo-type protein, producing the protein MSREKMPLRADEEMGKKDDDHRPSDQARFLPRQHRAMPRPRRIFFAIFVLVLVYEFFKHMPTDLPPAADRFDPTIARLREETITRLGGSVKPHSFPKPDAMLSDNLPPAKVLESNRKVETYDGMIKFYELAQSLPPYKYSQMASSRAVLFAASSLHSVSDLLPLACRMASQQLNYVHFTLMGKEEISIEGVKEVNGIRENECPMTWHDARPDYAPISTDDRMKRSVIGGLQNIQTYISPEVTITQGQRWEDIFFWDGIEAYSRENGIPHVALSAASRDLMWIASLDSKSLRSWNKIQIEMVVHAPSESSGSLIRLIKSLDAADFLGSAPSLTIELPQRVDPQLLQFLQRLGGLNQLSGRITIRRRIQPHDMNTVESSIRTVESFYPRDPEVTHLLLLSPQTELAPSFYHYLKFAVLNYKQSSRAKRVFSNMIGISLELPSSKPTTDSQSFTPPPMTVEGKEQFLPSFLWQSPNSNAALYFGDAWAEFHSFMAQRLSTLQSENSQTKILSERFPAFMEHMLEMIRAKGYYLLYPSFPGIKFSSIATVHTELYQPPEEFGNSNPSTSVEEATQVSRDPTQPLAGGISTGLGSVGRPLNRASTIMPLLDLFSSGLPDLDDLPLLSYDGEGLTAEAYTKQTEQYARQFRTHFGGCARDGEIVETSTDPLFCIQV; encoded by the exons ATGAGCCGTGAAAAGATGCCCCTTCGGGCTGATGAAGAGATGGGCAAGAAAGATGACGACCATCGACCATCTGATCAAGCGCGTTTCCTACCTCGGCAACATCGAGCAATGCCTCGACCTCGCCGAATATTCTTCGCTATATTTGTGCTTGTTCTCGTCTACGAGTTCTTCAAGCACATGCCAACGGACCTGCCACCCGCCGCGGATCGGTTTGACCCTACGATTGCGAGGCTACGAGAAGAAACCATTACCAGATTGGGTGGCTCAGTTAAGCCACATTCATTTCCCAAGCCAGACGCTATGCTGTCGGACAATTTACCACCAGCCAAGGTGCTAGAGTCGAATCGAAAGGTTGAAACCTACGATGGGATGATCAAGTTCTACGAGTTGGCCCAATCTCTTCCTCCTTATAAGTATTCGCAGATGGCCTCCAGCCGTGCAGTTTTGTTTGCAGCGTCAAGTCTCCACAGTGTGTCTGATCTCTTGCCTCTCGCATGTCGGATGGCTAGTCAGCAGCTGAACTATGTGCATTTCACCCTGATGGGAAAGGAGGAAATTTCAATTGAAGGAGTGAAGGAAGTTAATGGAATCAGAGAAAACGAATGCCCGATGACATGGCACG ATGCTCGGCCGGACTATGCACCCATATCTACCGATGACCGTATGAAGCGGTCCGTGATAGGAGGATTGCAAAACATCCAAACCTATATCAGCCCCGAAGTTACCATCACACAAGGTCAGAGGTGGGAGGATATCTTTTTCTGGGACGGGATCGAGGCCTACTCTCGAGAAAATGGTATCCCTCACGTTGCTCTCTCTGCTGCTTCCAGAGATCTTATGTGGATAGCGTCACTGGATAGCAAATCTCTTCGAT CGTGGAATAAGATCCAAATcgaaatggtggtgcatgcCCCCTCGGAGTCCTCTGGGTCTTTGATCAGGCTTATAAAGTCATTGGATGCAGCCGACTTCTTAGGATCGGCTCCAAGCTTGACAATAGAGCTCCCTCAGCGGGTAGATCCTCAGTTGCTTCAATTTCTACAGCGTTTGGGCGGGTTGAACCAGCTTTCTGGCCGAATCACTATTCGGCGGCGCATTCAACCGCATGACATGAATACAGTTGAATCATCGATTCGAACTGTGGAGTCTTTCTATCCACGGGACCCTGAGGTGACACATCTGCTTCTGCTATCTCCACAGACCGAACTCGCACCCTCATTCTATCACTACCTGAAGTTTGCTGTACTGAACTACAAACAGTCTTCCCGAGCAAAGCGCGTATTTTCCAATATGATCGGCATCTCACTTGAACTTCCATCATCCAAGCCCACGACGGATAGCCAATCTTTCACCCCACCGCCCATGACCGTTGAAGGCAAAGAACAGTTTCTCCCTTCATTCCTCTGGCAGTCCCCTAACAGTAACGCAGCTTTGTACTTCGGTGATGCGTGGGCGGAGTTCCATTCCTTCATGGCTCAACGGCTGTCGACTCTGCAATCGGAGAACTCTCAAACTAAGATATTATCGGAGAGGTTCCCGGCTTTTATGGAACACATGCTCGAGATGATCCGCGCCAAAGGATACTATCTCCTATACCCGTCCTTCCCAGGTATTAAATTCTCTTCAATTGCCACAGTGCACACCGAGCTATATCAGCCCCCAGAAGAATTCGGAAACAGTAACCCCTCAACCTCGGTTGAAGAAGCTACTCAAGTCTCTCGTGATCCTACTCAACCGCTTGCCGGTGGGATTTCCACCGGCTTGGGGTCTGTTGGAAGACCGCTGAACCGCGCATCAACTATCATGCCACTTCTTGACTTGTTCTCTTCGGGTCTTCCCGATCTTGATGATTTGCCTTTGCTTTCATACGATGGAGAGGGATTAACGGCTGAGGCATACACCAAACAGACGGAACAATACGCCAGACAGTTTCGAACTCATTTTGGAGGATGTGCCAGGGATGGCGAGATTGTTGAGACCTCAACAGACCCATTATTTTGCATTCAAGTATGA